Proteins from one Geomonas agri genomic window:
- a CDS encoding DUF2721 domain-containing protein: protein MLRDSQTIGTMAHVIQLSVAPVFLLTAIGTMLSVMTNRLARVIDRARFHESKLELAEPEAVPRLHAALAVLKRRADLIGHAIFLCTATAVLVCTVIAMLFIGDYLRYDISLPVALLFIVGMILMVSGLVCFLREIFIAKASLQIGPNQDVSRRH, encoded by the coding sequence ATGCTGCGCGATTCTCAAACCATCGGCACCATGGCCCACGTCATCCAGCTCTCGGTCGCCCCCGTATTCCTGCTCACCGCGATCGGCACCATGCTGAGCGTGATGACCAACCGGTTAGCGCGGGTCATCGACCGCGCCCGTTTCCACGAGTCCAAACTGGAGCTTGCCGAGCCCGAGGCGGTCCCCCGGTTGCATGCTGCCCTTGCCGTCCTCAAGCGCCGCGCCGACCTGATCGGCCACGCCATCTTCCTGTGCACCGCCACCGCCGTCCTGGTCTGCACCGTCATCGCCATGCTCTTTATCGGCGACTACCTGCGCTACGACATCTCGCTCCCGGTCGCGCTTTTGTTCATCGTTGGTATGATCCTCATGGTGTCCGGGCTGGTATGCTTCCTGCGCGAGATCTTCATCGCCAAGGCGAGCCTCCAGATCGGCCCCAACCAGGATGTCAGCCGGCGCCACTGA
- a CDS encoding amidohydrolase family protein: MDLPVFDSHFHIIDRRFPLVENQGFLPDDFTCHDYLRRTEAMNLAGGAIVSGSFQALDQSYLEDALVTMGPRFVGVTQLPASVSDDEVLRLNALGVRAVRFNIKRGGSEKVDHLDRMARRVHELAGWHVELYIDSRELHELASVLTGLPAVSIDHLGLSAIGLPALLAMVERGVRVKATGFGRVDFDVAGAVRDICRANPDALMFGTDLPSTRAPRPYDDQDLRLILDTLDIDLACKVLCGNAIEFYRPAASQNP, encoded by the coding sequence ATGGACCTTCCCGTCTTCGACAGCCATTTCCACATCATCGACCGTCGCTTTCCCCTGGTGGAAAACCAGGGTTTTCTCCCCGACGACTTCACCTGCCATGATTACCTGCGCCGCACGGAGGCCATGAACCTCGCCGGCGGTGCCATCGTCTCCGGCTCGTTCCAGGCCTTGGACCAGTCCTACCTGGAAGACGCACTGGTTACGATGGGGCCGCGTTTCGTCGGGGTCACCCAGTTACCCGCCTCTGTCAGCGACGACGAGGTGCTGCGCCTGAATGCCCTCGGGGTGCGGGCAGTGCGCTTCAACATCAAGCGGGGCGGCTCCGAGAAGGTGGACCACCTGGACCGGATGGCACGCCGGGTCCACGAACTGGCGGGATGGCACGTGGAGCTTTACATCGACTCCCGCGAGCTCCACGAACTCGCCTCCGTCCTCACCGGGCTCCCCGCGGTCAGCATCGACCACCTCGGCCTCTCCGCAATCGGTCTACCCGCCCTGCTGGCAATGGTGGAGCGCGGGGTGCGCGTTAAGGCGACCGGGTTCGGCAGGGTCGACTTCGACGTGGCCGGTGCGGTGCGCGACATCTGCCGCGCCAACCCTGATGCCCTCATGTTCGGCACCGACCTCCCCTCTACCCGTGCCCCGCGTCCCTACGATGACCAGGATCTCCGTCTCATTCTCGACACGCTCGATATCGATCTTGCCTGCAAAGTTCTCTGTGGAAACGCTATAGAGTTTTATCGCCCTGCTGCTAGTCAAAACCCTTAG